The DNA segment ccctagtcctatcactacaagcctttgcaaacagtctctccccagctttctcacagcccccttcaggtattggaagtttgctataaggtctgcttggagccttctctcctccaggctgaacaacctcagctctctggACCTATCCTTGTACAGGAGACGCTGCAgccaaatgtttctgaaatattgTCAGAATTGGTGCCATTACTGCTGCCCTgtggagctgttccagtgctccaccatcctctgggtGAAGAGTCTTACCCCAgcatccaacctaaacctcacCTAGGACGTCTTCCTGCCTCAGGTCCTACCATCGGTGACCAGAGATAAGAGATCAGCgcctgttcctcctccttccctatTGAGGAAACTGTAGACTACTGTGAGgtccccctcagtctcctcttctccaagataAAAGGGACATTAAAATGTCCCAAAAGGGACATGGAAAAAAGGATAGGAACATCCCTATTTCCTGAGCATGGGGCCTGCTGTTTACTGTTCCACAAACACTGTTCCTGTCCATGTTGACCTTCCCCGACAGGGGCACTGGAGGAGCAGTTTGCGCGGGTGGTGCCCTGtcagggaatcatagaatagtttgggttgtatGGGACCCTAATGATCACCcaattccaaaccccctgccatgggcagcgacacctcccattggatcaggccGTCCACTCGCACCAGCGGGACACGAAGGTTGTGTTCCCCCTCCCCCGCAAAAGGCGCACGGAGCTGCCCCCTCGCTTTGTGCCCCAGACCGGCCCAGGCCCGgcttctctccctctgccccgGTGGAAAGGAGGACAACACCGAATCCTAACGCGAGGCCCGAGCGCGGCTCCGGCCCCCGCCGGTACCTGCCCAGCTCCTCGGCCTCCATGACTGGAGCCCCCGATGTCGCCTGCAGCCCCGGCCTTtgtccccgccgccccccgcgccTCAGCGCCCCGACCGACCTGCCCGGCACCGCCGCGTCACGTGACCGCCGACCGCCAATAGCAGCGCGCGGGCTGGGGGCCGCCAGGGGGCGGGGCAAGGCGTGGGAGCGACCACTCGGGACACGGGGGGGAAAGGCTCACAGGGTGGGAGCGACCACTAGGGGGCGCAGGGGGAGAAGGCGGCTCAGAGGTGTGTATGGTTGTAGGACGGGAGCGACCACTCAGGGCGGAGGTGGGGGGCGGCTCACGGGCGCGGGAGCGGCCACTCAGAACGAGGCGGCGAGGAGGCTTAAAGGGGCAGAAGTGACCACTCAGCTCGCGGGATTGGGTTTCTTGCGACTCACGTCACGCCTGACCTCATGTCACGGCGCGCCTCGCGTCATCCGGGTTTCCTTCACACCCCCACCCCTTCTGCGGTGGGCCGGGCCGGCCCTGGGCGGTGCGCGCGCTGGGCGGATGACGTACTTCCGGCGTGTGTGCGTTGTCGGGTGGTGGCGGAGCTGCCCCGCGGCTATGCCCGCTGGAGTGCCCTGGCCCGTCTACTTGAAGGCGCTGGCGGCCAGCATGCTGGCCATGTTCGCCGGCGCCGAGGTGGTGCACAGGTACTACCTGCCAGACCTTGTGAGTGCGGGGGCTCCGGGGACGGGGAGGGACGGGTTTAGGGTAGAGGCGTGTGGGGTCTCCCCCTGCACAAAGTGGTCCCGGAGTGCAGCGTGGGGGGGGCTACACGCAAAAAAAACCGAAAGAAAAGTGCGGATAAGGATGGAAGAGGGTCCAGGAAAGGGACGCTAAGGTGATCAGAGGGTGAGGAAACCTGGCATACACGCTTCCCCGGGGATGTGGGAAAGGAGACCCTGGGAGGTGGGGGACTGAGGAATAGGGTGGCCTTGTGTATCCAGATCTGGAAACTGCAACATAAaaagggtatggagctgttggaacgggtaCAGAGGAgaccacgaagatgatcagagggctggagcgcctcaGCTATGAggtgaggctgagagagttgcggttgttcaacctggagaagagaaggctccgaggagaccttatagcgaccttccagtacctgaaggggctacaggaaagctggggagggactgtttacaagggcatggaatcataggatgagggggaattaatggctttaagttggaagggggaagatttacattagacatggggaagaattttttcatgctgaggctggtgaggcattggcacaggttgcccagggaaattgtggctgccctatccctggaagcgttcaaggctACATCAGATGTatcctgatttagtgggaggtgtccgtgcctatggcagggggggttggaactggatgatcttaaaggtcccttccaacccaaaccattctatgatttgtaaggctgggagaactgggtttgttcaggcttgagaagagaaggcttaggggagaccttactacCATGTGTCAGTACATAAAAAGTGTCCACTAAGAGCATGGAGACTCCCCTCTTACAAGGactcacatggaaaagacaggGGGTAGTGGGTTTAAGTTGCTCCCTCGTGGGGAGATTCCAATtagattccagaagaaaatttttcaccatgagaacaatTAAACATCAGAATAATCtctccagggaagtggtggattcctcgATACTGGGTACTTtaaaggctcagcttgacaaAGTTATGGGCCATCTAATTTAAACTGCATGtcacctaaaaaggttggactggatgatccttgagttcccttccaacctggcattctgtgtTTTTGTGGTCAGCCTCTGGAGAAGCAGCGACCAGGTATCCAGGTATTTTCTTGGGAGCTGCCTTCAGACTTGCAACATGGTACCAAAAATAACGAAGTTATGCAGGTTTCTCCAGAAAGTGTTTCTACTGTAGGAAGTTGGATTTTGATAAGAGCATGCAAAAGTGGTGAGAAGGGGCAATATTAGAGTTAAATAGACTCTTTTTCCCACAGTAATGGAAATGAAGATGATAAAAAGTTTACTTTAGAAACAGTGACAGTCAAGACTGTGAAAATTACAGTCGCAGAGAACCAAGGCCTCCAGATGAGGTCATCGGTCAGGGATATTAATGGATGAATGGGTCCCTTGAGGCTGTCTGATTGTAAGCCTTAGctcattcttctgcttttgaatacttttttgtctttctaaaaACAGTGCTattttgaaatcagaaataatgtaaaaaagCACCATGTTTGAGCTGTCATGTTAAGATTTAAGCAATGCGGCTTAAATAATTGATAGATGCCTAAGAATTTATGTGTTTTTACGATACAAGCATtctggcttgtaccagaaatggtgtggccagcaggagtaaggaagtgattgtccctTTGTACTTGatgctggtgaggctgtacTTCAGATACTGTAGTTTtggtccctcactac comes from the Cuculus canorus isolate bCucCan1 chromosome 1, bCucCan1.pri, whole genome shotgun sequence genome and includes:
- the CUNH12orf73 gene encoding protein brawnin — its product is MTYFRRVCVVGWWRSCPAAMPAGVPWPVYLKALAASMLAMFAGAEVVHRYYLPDLSIPEIPPKPGELKTELLGLKERSSKVQTSQQ